From the Deinococcus sonorensis KR-87 genome, the window AGGATGAAGCCGATGCCGCCCGCGCCCACGAAGCCCAGCACGATGCTGACGCGGAAGTTGATCTCGAAGCGGTAGAGCGTGTAGCTCAGGAAGAGCGGCAGCACCTGCGGCAGCAGCCCCCAGCGCACCACGCTGGTGCCGGGCGCGCCCGCCGACTCCAGCGCCTCGATCGGGCCCCGGTCGGCGTTCTCGATGGCCTCCGAGTACAGCTTGCCCAGGTCGGCGATGCTGTGGACCGCCATGGCCAGCGCGCCGGCGAACGGGCCCAGGCCCACCGCCGCCACCAGGATCAGCGCCAGGATCAGGGTGTCCACGCTGCGGTCCACGTTGAAGAAGGTGCGGGTGATCCAGTAGGCCGCGCGGGTCAGCGGGCTGTTCTGGGTCAGGTTGCGGGCGGCCAGCAGGCTGAGCGGCAGCGCGAAGGCCGCGCCCACCACCGTCCCGATCAGCGCGATGTTGATGGTGATCAGCATCTCGCGCATCACGTCCGAGAGGAAGGTGGCGTCCGGCGGGGTGGCCCGGTCCAGGAAGTCCACGATCCAGGGGAAGTTGACCCACAGGTCGCGGAAGTTGAAGCCGGTGCTGTGCAGGCCCGAGGCCACCACCACCACCACCAGCGCCAGCAGCAGCGCGCTGCCCAGCTCGGCGCGGCGCCGGGTGGCCGCCGCGCCCGATTCCAGCACCAGGGTGCGGCGGCTGAGCGCGATCAGGCCGCCGCCCAGCGCCAGCACCGAGAACAGCACCCAGCTCTGGTAGCCATACTCCTGAGCGCGCGCGATGGTGCGGCGCACCCCGGCGTTGCTGGAGTCCGGGCCCGGCGCGTACCCGTAGGGCATGGCGGCCGGCGTGGTGATGGTCGCGGGCAGCGGGGTGGCGTCGCCGGGGGTGCGGCGGTACAGCTCGTACTGGTCCTGCAGGCCGTAGTAGTCGCGGCGCTGCTTGGCCCGGTCGGTGCCGGCGGCGGGCTTGGCCAG encodes:
- the phnE gene encoding phosphonate ABC transporter, permease protein PhnE; the encoded protein is MITALITALLIVAFIWLSRGSGRRLGLVGVIGLLLSFLTLPFVDVVGARSDQGLAPTALALASQYPQLWLAPLLSVLALVVVALRSSEWLGGTVLAASGAVSLLVALLFRNGQDRFLTLAPVPGVLELGLPLALAAGLYLLMRASQPTGRARVALLLTTVLVPLALAALLFSSLGASLFPSLRGYYQITRATTAQQTGLITHDWQLDVRDYLQADVAKRASDWQATRALLAKPAAGTDRAKQRRDYYGLQDQYELYRRTPGDATPLPATITTPAAMPYGYAPGPDSSNAGVRRTIARAQEYGYQSWVLFSVLALGGGLIALSRRTLVLESGAAATRRRAELGSALLLALVVVVVASGLHSTGFNFRDLWVNFPWIVDFLDRATPPDATFLSDVMREMLITINIALIGTVVGAAFALPLSLLAARNLTQNSPLTRAAYWITRTFFNVDRSVDTLILALILVAAVGLGPFAGALAMAVHSIADLGKLYSEAIENADRGPIEALESAGAPGTSVVRWGLLPQVLPLFLSYTLYRFEINFRVSIVLGFVGAGGIGFILNETMRGGQYPKAAVALLVIVLVVNVLDSISSIIRRRVI